TCACACTAGACGTAAAGCCGAAACAGGCGACAATTCTTGTTTTTTACAAAACGGGAGGTTATTATCATAAATCTATTCCTGCCGGTATCATGGTCATCCAGGCCCTTGGAAAGAATAATAGCTTCAAAGTTGATACAACTGCAGATGCTTCGCATTTCACCGGGGGAAACTTAAAAAAATATGCCGCTGTCATTTTTCTTAACACCACACACGAAGTTCTTGACCCCGGGCAGCAGAAGGCATTCGAAACCTATATAAGGTCAGGAAAGGGCTTTGTGGGCGTTCATGCGGCCACTGATACGGAGTATGAATGGCCATGGTATGGAAAATTAGTTGGCGCTTACTTTACAAACCATCCGAAAGTACAGAAAGCCATTATCAAAGTAACCGACAAGAAACATCCTTCCACTAAATTGCTGCCGGATGTTTGGGAACACACCGACGAGTGGTATAACTTTAAAGACATCAATCCGGACATGAAAGTGCTTGCCTGGCTTGACGAGAAAAGTTACGAAGGCGGAACGAACGGGAACGAACACCCTATCGC
The window above is part of the Arcticibacter tournemirensis genome. Proteins encoded here:
- a CDS encoding ThuA domain-containing protein; the encoded protein is MTSNQFTLDVKPKQATILVFYKTGGYYHKSIPAGIMVIQALGKNNSFKVDTTADASHFTGGNLKKYAAVIFLNTTHEVLDPGQQKAFETYIRSGKGFVGVHAATDTEYEWPWYGKLVGAYFTNHPKVQKAIIKVTDKKHPSTKLLPDVWEHTDEWYNFKDINPDMKVLAWLDEKSYEGGTNGNEHPIAWYHEYDGGRAFYTGLGHTEESYSDPLFLKHLLGGIQYAIGK